Part of the Vigna radiata var. radiata cultivar VC1973A chromosome 11, Vradiata_ver6, whole genome shotgun sequence genome is shown below.
gTTTTATGGCAATATGAGATTTTCTCTGGCAGTATTACCTGCCACCCGCAATGCAATTAACCAGGGTTGATGGGGGTTTGGCCGCGGTCGTTGGCAGCAAAGTTATCAAAATGATAGAGGACCCGACCTTCTTCCTCCAGCTGGACGTTATCCTCCGAGGCACAATTTTGGATACGGAAATAGGTTTCAGAACGCTCGCCATGATGAGCGCCTTGTCTCTGAGATGAAGCTTTCAAAAAGTGTAGAAACTCTGTCAAGAAAGTGCATTGCTTTTCCGGAGGTAGGGGAATCCTATTTTCCTATATTTAACTGCTGCTACATCAAGCAATTGattgttcaattttatttgagaATTTGAGAAATTACCACGAAGTTAGAATTTTATGAGTCAATATTAAACTTTACTTATGTTTAAACTGGTGAGCAAGGGAAAATGAATTATTGGCTGTATTGTAGAAACAAATTACTCTGATTTAAACATTGAAGCTACTGGTTTTTTATCTGTGGTGGTTTCTTGACTCATTGGTATAGTGTAATGATATAAATTGCCTTTTTGGATTTGTGTTCTGATTACGGCATTatgttttcttcattatttttgtagCCTTGCGAAATTGCCTGCTACAATCGTGTAGAAGGCGGAGAAGTATTCTTCGATGACCGTAGCTTGGTAAGCTGTTTATTGCTTTTTGTTTCGTGCTCTTTGCAATACTTAGTCATGGTTTTATGCTCATTTAAGTGCTTTTTTTCCTGTTTATTTAGAGACTTTTTAAGCGCCATATTACTGAAGATGTTGGAGCTGATTTGAATGAAGGTTATGACACATTCATTCCCAAAAAAGGCACGTGATCTGTCTATTAATCTAATCTTCTGGTTTGTGAATTTAGTTGGATTATGGAATGCTACTTGGACGATTTGTGCACAAGAAACAACGTCCAGTTGTACACCACTATTTATGTTACCAATATTTTTGTTCTGTTAATTTGTAAAGCAGACATAGGCTCAGAGGGCTTTGGATTTGGTGATCTTCTTGCTTGCAGTAGGGACAAAAATATCCCTCTTCAATCTTGGAAACATTTTATTACTAAACTAATTTCTGATCATTGTACATCACTGTTGTTTTATCTATGCAGACATTCCGTAACAATCTTAAAAAGgtaatttatacattttgaaTTGGTTTGCTTTCTAGTCAGAATCTTCTCTGATCTTTGATTTTTAGAAATCTCTAACCCAATTAGTGATAACCTTTGTTGTTAAATTTACTTGCAACGGACAAACATATGAACATTCTTTTGGTATTGCCTTGGGTTTTCTCAACCTCACCAAGTCAGACACAAATTTTACTTGTGGTACTGTGATTGCCGCATATTAACCAAGTACTTTTGTCTCAGCAGATACTGGCAACAGCTTATATCCGTAATGAGCCTTGGGAAATGGGAGTGCACAAAAGGAATGGGGTTGTCTATCTTGATGTGCATAATTTACCAGAAAGACCCCAAAGTGATTTAGATCGTAGGAGGTAGGCTTACTTGATTCCTGGATCtgtaaatatttgatataatcAACAGATCTGCAATCATGGCAGATTATTTGGGTATGTTGACTGTGCTAAAGAGCAGTAATCAATATAACAAAAAAGAGTAGATGTTagggaaaatgaaaagaattttgCTAACAATGCcttatattgtaaaaaatatgatGTGTTGCTTTCTACTGCTCAAGCTTTAACTAGTATACAAATTAAAGATGTTCTCCCCCATTTTCGCTTTGATTTTATTGGGATAAGCCTTAAACTTAATGAGTTCGGCAACTAGATGTTACGTAGGATATTGTTTTGAGAGCCTCGCCACTGAAGATCCTAGAAGAGCAGACGGAGAAGGGATACATCATGTTGATGCCAATGTTGAATTCTGTTCtgtgattaaaacaaaattaggaGCTCACCGCATCTTAATGGGTGCTGAGATGGATTGCTGTGATTCAACTAATGACGGAAAGAGATTCTATGTGGAGTTAAAGACTAGCCGTGAGGTTCGTATAGTTCTGGCTGTCTTGggttatatttcaattttggctctaatttttcttttctaataacACATTTCTGTTTGCTTAATAATATGAGAATGTCATTTTTATGATCCAGTTGAATTATCATACCGAAGAAAGAttcgagagaaaaaaaatgttgaagttTTGGGTACATTTCCTATATTTTGAAAccaattcatttgtttttcatctCCACGTGTtcccttttcaatttttatgatatattcaGCAAGACTCTGTTTGTGCTTGCAGATTCAGTCATTTCTGGCAGGTGTTCCATATATTGTCATCGGATTTAGGTAACTGTTGTTTCTGCTTCATATCATTACAAAATCTTTGATTTTCTCCAACATTCTGATGGAAATTTACTCAATTCAACTAGGTTTGGAGAAATTGATTTCTGATCATTTTAACGATTTGTTCTTTCATCTGGCATGCATGGCAACTGAAAACTTATACTGCTAGTTGTTTCTAATTTAgtgtttatattgtttattttcattatggTACAGGGACGATGCAGGTCGTCTTGTTCGGACAGAAAGAATTAGAACCGAAGATATAAGTCAGAGAGTAGAAATGAAGAACTACTGCCAGGTATAACTGCTGTACTGTGCAAGGGGCTTTATACTGCATCGTTTGTTAATTAAAACTGCAGTAGGCACACCCTGTGGGTTATGTTATGGAGAACGCTCCATATCTTATTTCCTTCTCTGACAATAATGACAAAAAGTACATACTTATACGTGCAATTAATCGTTGCATAGCTAATAAAGGATCGTTCAATACATCTTAGGAGGATAAAATCACATTTATATCTGTAAGTTCTGAAGTGtgttcattttccttttcattataattaataaaatctgTTTGCAGGGAGGAGTCTGCTTGGCTTTTGCAGATGAGGTATTAGGCTGGCTCTCTGGAACAGTAAAAGAAGGTGAGTAGTATACACCCtctctgtttttgttttgttgaagtAGTGACCAATTGCTTTTATTTCatgcaaaatgatattttgatacctTTTTATACATCGTTTTGACATTGCGCACGtattaaaatgtgattggacgattttaaattaaaaaaacaaactttagtttttctcttctaaatatacttttgtctcaatttttttaatttgaaattgttcaatcacattttgactCGTGTGCaatgttaaaatagtgttaaaatatcattttccttatttcatctgtattttttgttttcagacGAAGATTACATTTTGAAGTTTGCTCGACCGTTCAACCGTCTGGAGCTTCTGCAAGCACAGTCCTGCCCAGATGTAATTACTAGTCATTTGGAGCTGTTGTGAAAATTGAGACCTTAGCAGTTACCTTTTAAACGAACCTTTTTAGTATATGCTGACAATTGCATTCAGAACTTTAATCTCTCTCTATctatttatattgttaatttCTCTTCAAGTTTATTTAATCCTCACAAATTCTGAGTTTTGGAAgtgattttaatatacatttatttagtTATGTAATATCAACTACTTTTTAGATCCATACATACACGGATACAGATTAAtcaaaaaacaatattatatttcaataagaaaatttttgtattactttaaaattttatatttatataagaagGATTTTGTTCATTATAAatgcttatataaaaaaatttcatttacaaTTAATCTAAAAGGTTACTcaaaatgtaattttgataatcaatcttataatagaaataaaacttaaaaaaagaatgtgtacatctttttattttatgttgcaAAAGTTGTAAATCTGATATTTTTAAAGAGTTTCCagaatttatttacaaataatattttagttgttgtattatatttttatttttgtctaaaattaaaattaagatcttgaattatttctttgttttatttcagAACAAAAACATATTAGACTTGATAggtaaaattgtaaaagattaTTTTCGACTTTTGTTGATTGgctttacaaaataaattgataatgggaattgtttttcttttttaatttaaaatgcaatCCAAATTCAGAAGATAGTAAATTTTGAATCGcacataaatcatattttacCTAATTCGTCAAATTTCAATCTTGTTTCATTGTAAAAACTTTTTGCTTGATCAatgtttcataaaaatataattgaaatactTTCTTTCAACTTCAATCGATGATATAGTATTcctaaaaaaatgattttatttgagAATTATAATGTAAATCACTTAGTTTGAATTTCTTGATTTTCATTTAATCGACAATGTATGTCTGAACTTAAATAAGAGTAATTTTTTCACTatttatcaaagacaacattAATCTCATTAATCTACTCTACAGATTTAGTTCTTGGACTTAGAATTGTTCCatcattataaaaattcaagaaaCATCATATTCATTATAAATTCAGGATAAGCAAATTGAACTAATGATAGTAAAAGCAATTCATTATACTAGTATGAATAATCCCTGACAAGTTaaattcttttatgttttgatatAAGACATCATTACTAATTTTCAAGTAGCCTTCCAAATTACATATGGTTTGAATATTGTATTCATAATCAACAAAGcaacaattaattttctaaattcatttTCAGAAGCAAGTTCACTTATTTAATTGCATCAATAAATTCTTTATCATTTGTTAATAATCCTAAAGCATAGCAAACTTCTTAGTATATTCCAAAAGtttgttcaatatataattattttgatgttaTTGTAATCAAATGCAACCCTTTTTTAAGGAATAAAATTAAGTCTATTAACATTGTACCATTGCTTTTTCTGTTTCCGTTCCTTAGGTTGGAAATGCAAGATAAGTCAAATTCACTCTttcataataacttttattagcCTCAAACCAAACTAGttcttttaaattgttaaagatTATATCTATATATGTATATTCTTAATTTCTCTTGAAGTTTATTGAATTCTCATAAAGTCTGAATGTTTTGGaagtgattttaatatatgtacAGTAGGAGGTCGGACGCCCGATCAAGAAACCATTAAATTGGTGAGTATTCATGGAAACGCCCGATCAATTGGGATCGACAGAGCATCTGGACGTCTTAATTGTCATACCCCGGTCGGTTGAAGAATGTAAAGAACGCGGTTTAAGCGGGTAATCAACGGATACTCGACCGGTCATCGCGATCACAGTAAACGCAAAATTAAGAAAGTAAACAAGATTAGGAATTTCTGGGCTGAGATTGGGCCGTCATTAAGAAAAGGCTAAACGCAGGCCCaccaagaaaactataaataagaggtcAAAAGTGAGACAGGTAAGAACAGTAAATGCACATTGATACCTAACtgacactttctctctctatctctattgTTGATTTGagaactgacttgagcgtcggaacCTCTTAGGCAGGTACCCGACCGACTTTGGACTCAAGCTGTGGGAAACTTGTTGAAGCCGAACAATCATATCAGAAGACATGAACAAGGACCGGACGACGAGAAAATTGTGAAGGGTCAACTACTATCCACCGAAACAATATACATCTATTTAATCATGTAAtatcaattatcattttaatagtCCCCTGAACTGGATACTTCAATCCAATAACGTGAATATGAAAATTCAGAATTTTTTCATTGAAGTTCTCCACCAACGATTACAAgcaaattcattttattataatagcaATGCTTactaatttctttaaaagattacaatgataaaaactaataaaaatccatagatattcatataaaataaaaaatatatatatcctatttttaaaattttattacaagCCAGATGTTCACATTACAAATATTCATCACTGTCTACCTTAACTCTTAAAAGaggtattttgttttttcatatattttggcTTCTGTGTGtgtttagaaaaaacaaaatatcctgaacaagagagaaaaataaataaaaaatatatatatatatatatataaagacaaCTGGGTGGTGTCTTGTAGAGACGCGGAATGAAGGTTTGATGAAACCAATAAGAATAGTAGTTTGGATGAAAAACAACGAAACAGTTAAATCAGTGTTCatcaaacttaaaattttccttCTTGCTAAAGCTGCTACTATGTCACTAATATGGTATAAATTATAATCGTATGCATAATTATccttacacaattttttttttgacaatatttgaacatttctgatgtcaaaaaaatattatttaaatatcattatcctaacaTTGTGTAGATACATCCCATTTACAACTTCATTATCCTCAAAatacatgtatatattattGGATATATAGAAGAAGATTCatcagaaagataaaaacatcaataaaatatgaattaaattatataacaaattaacatAATTCTTTACTCAAAAGTTTAAAGTAgtgaattgatgaatttttatttttatataatattttactttcacATTTTTATCTAATGTGAGCTTTAAATTATACTTCATTTTCAACACGTGATTCATAtgttatttaaatgaattattatttagttttttatttaaataataaaatagagaatTAAAACTAAAGACTTATCATCCTTTTAGAATATAAGATATGATCTTTGATGAATCTGTTTGACTTAAAACAATTGAATGTGACTATACAGCAGAGCAAAAGACTCGTTTAATcgaaattattttcttacacaaaataaaatacataaagaaaaaaacagaaaatggaaaaaatgcATTTGTATAAAATACTAATACAATCTTAAATTACGAGTTGaagtaaataacaaaattagttacaatttgaaatttaattaaatattcttatttggTAGAAACTAATTGTCGAGtctaatgagaaaaaaaaaaaccattttagCCTAATTCAGTTTTAACATAGTGTGAGATATAATGTGAACTTTTTTTTTAGCTTAAATTGAAGTactttaattaagatttaattaagttaactggaattgtatatattttttaatttttttatttattgatgttttatgataaaaagaaaatagcttgaagaatgaaaaatatcttGGCCGAAagaattgtatatattttttaatttttttatttattgatgttttatgattattatgataaaaagaaaatagcttgaagaatgaaaaatatcttGGCCGAAAGAAAAGCACTAAatgtagaaaagaaaaaaaagaaaaatatttggaaGGAATAGAAACGAACCGAAACGGGGAATCATTGTTTGCGTCTGTAAATTGAAAATTGCATCCCTCTCGCTGAAACTCAACCTCAAAACCCTAGCTTCCTGCAACACGAGCCACTACGGCGTCGTTTCAGTAACGTTGTTATGATTGGGTGACAATCGTACCGAACCGAATCAAATCGAATCGCGGAGAGGAAGACAGCACCGGCGTTCGTTATGTACAGAGAGCGAGGAGTGGGATCCAAATCGGAGGTAACTTCCGCTGATCGGAAGCGAATCAACGACGTCCTCGATAAACAGCTCGAACGATCCTCGCCGTCCACATCCAGAGCCGCCGGCATCAACGGCAAGGACCGCTCATCCTCCTCTTCTCTCTTAGCCGCCGCCGCCAAGGACACCCGCTCCGCCTCTGTCACCGCCCCTATCTCCAAGAATTCCAACGCTTCTGACGGTTCGa
Proteins encoded:
- the LOC106776614 gene encoding decapping nuclease DXO homolog, chloroplastic, which codes for MKLSKSVETLSRKCIAFPEPCEIACYNRVEGGEVFFDDRSLRLFKRHITEDVGADLNEGYDTFIPKKDIGSEGFGFGDLLACSRDKNIPLQSWKHFITFRNNLKKILATAYIRNEPWEMGVHKRNGVVYLDVHNLPERPQSDLDRRRCYVGYCFESLATEDPRRADGEGIHHVDANVEFCSVIKTKLGAHRILMGAEMDCCDSTNDGKRFYVELKTSRELNYHTEERFERKKMLKFWIQSFLAGVPYIVIGFRDDAGRLVRTERIRTEDISQRVEMKNYCQGGVCLAFADEVLGWLSGTVKEDEDYILKFARPFNRLELLQAQSCPDVITSHLELL